One genomic window of Paraburkholderia acidiphila includes the following:
- the paaB gene encoding 1,2-phenylacetyl-CoA epoxidase subunit PaaB has product MNKEWPIWEVFVRSKQGLDHKHCGSLHASDASMALRMARDVYTRRQEGVSIWVVPSSAITASDPNEKAELFEPAGDKIYRHPTFYTLPDEVNHM; this is encoded by the coding sequence ATGAACAAGGAATGGCCGATCTGGGAAGTGTTCGTGCGCAGCAAGCAAGGCCTCGACCACAAGCACTGTGGCAGCCTGCACGCCTCCGACGCCTCGATGGCGCTGCGCATGGCACGCGACGTCTATACGCGCCGTCAGGAAGGCGTGAGCATCTGGGTGGTGCCGTCGTCGGCGATTACGGCATCGGATCCGAACGAGAAGGCTGAGCTCTTCGAGCCGGCCGGCGACAAGATCTATCGCCACCCGACGTTCTACACGCTGCCCGACGAAGTCAACCACATGTAA
- the paaC gene encoding 1,2-phenylacetyl-CoA epoxidase subunit PaaC, translating into MTTPTPEQLAYVLRLADTALILGQRNTEWCGHGPILEEDIALANMSLDLIGQARLLYTHAATLEKALTGRDRTEDDYAYFRAEREFANYTLAELPHFGPLAGTTHSANDYAVTIVRNFLYASLMAHLWTALLRSADPQLAAIAERSIKETRYHVHHAREWLIRFGDGTDESHRRAQTALDWLMPYTREFFSTDAVETAVAEAGIAPLAAQLEAAWRSDVEAALEEATLAMPAPVKHVTTGKHGEHSEHMGFVLAEMQSLARQHPDARW; encoded by the coding sequence ATGACGACGCCCACGCCTGAACAACTCGCGTACGTGCTGCGCCTCGCCGATACGGCGCTGATCCTCGGTCAGCGCAATACCGAATGGTGCGGCCACGGCCCGATCCTCGAAGAAGACATCGCGCTCGCCAACATGAGCCTCGACCTGATCGGTCAGGCGCGCCTGCTGTATACGCACGCCGCCACGCTCGAAAAAGCGCTCACCGGCCGCGACCGTACGGAAGACGACTACGCCTACTTCCGCGCCGAGCGCGAGTTCGCGAACTACACGCTCGCAGAGTTGCCGCACTTCGGCCCGCTCGCCGGCACGACGCATTCGGCGAACGACTACGCCGTGACGATCGTGCGCAACTTCCTCTACGCCTCGCTGATGGCGCATCTGTGGACCGCGCTGCTGCGCTCCGCCGACCCGCAGCTGGCCGCGATCGCCGAGCGCTCGATCAAGGAAACGCGTTACCACGTGCACCATGCACGCGAGTGGCTGATCCGTTTCGGCGACGGTACCGACGAATCGCACCGCCGCGCCCAGACCGCGCTCGACTGGCTCATGCCCTATACGCGCGAGTTCTTCAGCACCGACGCCGTGGAAACGGCCGTGGCCGAAGCCGGCATCGCGCCGCTCGCTGCCCAGCTCGAAGCTGCGTGGCGCTCTGATGTGGAAGCCGCGCTCGAGGAAGCCACGCTCGCCATGCCTGCGCCGGTGAAGCACGTCACGACCGGCAAACACGGTGAGCACTCCGAGCACATGGGTTTCGTGCTGGCCGAAATGCAGAGCCTCGCACGCCAGCACCCGGACGCACGCTGGTAA